The following proteins are encoded in a genomic region of Bacillus horti:
- a CDS encoding DUF4321 domain-containing protein, with amino-acid sequence MQKNTVVFIIVLLIGVIVGSIIGDILSPWVPFLATSKAITWEPKADLELLKYDFFIQVRLNLASILGLVVAIWIYRRLR; translated from the coding sequence ATGCAGAAAAATACTGTCGTCTTTATCATTGTGTTGCTTATTGGCGTCATTGTCGGCAGCATTATTGGAGACATCCTTAGTCCATGGGTGCCTTTTTTGGCTACTTCTAAAGCAATAACGTGGGAACCGAAAGCCGATTTAGAACTTTTGAAATATGATTTTTTCATTCAGGTTAGACTAAATTTAGCGAGCATTCTAGGTCTTGTCGTGGCCATA